From Parcubacteria group bacterium CG10_big_fil_rev_8_21_14_0_10_36_14:
AAAAAAGAAAAAAATAATTTTGTTTTACGTTTTAGCGCAAAATATTTAAAAAAATGGTTTATTCTCTCTGGCGCGCTTGGTTTTTTGTTGCTTATGTTCAGCTATGAGCGCGCAGTATTTTTGAGCGCTCGATTTTGGTTTCTTATTTGGGGTGTTGGTTTTGGTGTCTGGTTGGGATTTATAATAAAAAAAATAAAAACTTTACCGGATAGAAAAGATGAATTGAAGCGCCACGCAGAGTATAATAAATATTTACCAAAAACAAAAAAGCGATAACATCGTAATAGATATTTGATAAATGTTATCGGTATTTGTATATTTGTATGAGCGTAATATGACGGAAGCTAGAAAATCTTTAGGCAAGTTCGGCGAAAACCTCGCCGTTTCTTTTTTAAAAAAGAAAGGATATAAAATTTTGGAAAGGAATTTTGTAATCAGTGGTTTTGGTGAAATTGATATTATTTGTAAAAAAAAGGATAGAGTTATCTTTATTGAGGTTCGGACAAAAAGTAATTTGTTATATGGAACGCCGGAAGAAAGTATAACGCCAAAAAAACAACAGAAATTAATTAATTTAGCGCATTTATATTTGGATATAAAAAAATGGCATTTTAATAAATTTGCCATTGACGGAATATTTATTGAAAAAAAAGGTGAAGAATATGAAATTAGGCATTTGGAGAATATGTTGGAGTGCGATTAGACTATAATGCAACTAAAAATATCAAGAGAAAGACGACTTGCAAGAGCAAGCCGTTTTTAAATGACAAATCATACCGCTCTGCAATTAAATCATGGTTTTTAAAATGCCATTTATGTATGACGCGTAAAAATTTTGGCGCATTCGGTAAGCTAAGCTCATATATTCCTATTAAAACATCTGGAATAATTGCGCCGATAAGAGCCATACTTGTCACAAGCTTTGTGTGAT
This genomic window contains:
- a CDS encoding YraN family protein; amino-acid sequence: MLSVFVYLYERNMTEARKSLGKFGENLAVSFLKKKGYKILERNFVISGFGEIDIICKKKDRVIFIEVRTKSNLLYGTPEESITPKKQQKLINLAHLYLDIKKWHFNKFAIDGIFIEKKGEEYEIRHLENMLECD